A portion of the Bacteroidia bacterium genome contains these proteins:
- a CDS encoding tetratricopeptide repeat protein encodes METTILQHSSLKNKFRVSLLAGMVGIGTAQAQSLMPFKIQLEPTRSEAAAAFFYRGYEKMQKKDYAAALIALNDAIESNPNLIEAFVLRGWAKQRLSMYDEAIMDFNQALSFAPLNVDAILGRGVSMYQKGNYEECIIAMQKVLSIDPKLSDAYVFLGSARTKTFQYQLALSEFDKAIVQNPDAAGAYFGRGLVKYKNRDVTGAVSDLNKAKELGFEFTSDVLESLN; translated from the coding sequence ATGGAAACAACTATACTCCAACATTCAAGTCTCAAGAATAAATTTAGAGTTAGCCTTTTGGCTGGCATGGTTGGAATTGGCACAGCACAGGCCCAGTCACTGATGCCATTTAAAATCCAATTAGAACCAACTCGATCAGAAGCTGCTGCAGCCTTTTTTTACAGGGGTTATGAAAAGATGCAGAAAAAAGATTATGCGGCCGCATTAATTGCCTTAAATGATGCAATTGAAAGTAATCCCAATTTAATTGAAGCTTTCGTCTTACGTGGTTGGGCAAAACAAAGGTTATCGATGTATGATGAGGCAATTATGGATTTTAATCAAGCTCTTAGTTTTGCACCACTTAATGTAGATGCAATTCTTGGTCGAGGTGTTTCGATGTATCAGAAAGGCAATTATGAAGAATGTATCATAGCTATGCAAAAAGTTTTGAGTATCGACCCAAAACTTTCAGATGCTTATGTTTTTCTTGGTTCGGCTAGAACAAAAACTTTTCAGTACCAATTAGCCCTCTCTGAATTTGATAAAGCAATCGTTCAAAATCCGGATGCTGCCGGAGCCTATTTTGGCAGAGGTTTGGTGAAATATAAAAACAGGGATGTGACTGGAGCGGTTAGCGATTTGAATAAAGCAAAAGAGCTAGGTTTTGAATTTACCTCAGATGTTCTTGAGAGTTTGAACTAA
- the gpmI gene encoding 2,3-bisphosphoglycerate-independent phosphoglycerate mutase: MSKKVVLVILDGWGIGDGSSADATFAANVPFFNDLRVNSPTAKLKTSGEDVGLPDGQMGNSEVGHLNIGAGRIVYQDLVRINLACKNGDLESNQVLASGFEYAKKEMKAVHFLGLVSDGGVHSSLDHLFALCSLAKTKGLEKVFVHAITDGRDTDPTSGIGYLSKLESYLQQTTGKIATVIGRYYAMDRDKRWERVKLAYDALINGKGRPITSCLKGVKLSYSEGCTDEFIKPMVVINDDFEPIGKIMPGDVVVCFNFRTDRCREITQVLTQKDMPEFEMSTLPLNYITMTNYDSTFKGVKVMFDKDNLSNTLGEVLAENGKTQLRIAETEKYPHVTFFFSGGREAEFSGERRILVQSPKVATYDLMPEMSAYQVKDEIVKVLKNSEVDFVCLNFANPDMVGHTGDFKAVVKALETVDLCLKEVVETGKASGYSFLIIADHGNSEYMINKDGSPNTAHTTNQVPVILIDREIKHIHDGRLADIAPTILKLMEINAPSGMTGKALI, from the coding sequence ATGTCAAAAAAAGTAGTTCTTGTAATTTTAGACGGATGGGGAATTGGTGATGGTTCCTCTGCCGATGCAACATTCGCGGCAAATGTCCCATTTTTCAATGACTTAAGAGTAAATAGTCCTACAGCTAAACTCAAAACTTCAGGCGAAGATGTTGGTTTGCCGGATGGCCAAATGGGAAATTCGGAGGTTGGACATTTGAATATTGGAGCAGGAAGGATAGTTTATCAAGACTTGGTAAGAATTAATCTTGCTTGTAAAAATGGGGATTTGGAATCCAATCAAGTACTAGCTTCAGGCTTTGAATATGCTAAAAAGGAAATGAAGGCCGTTCACTTTTTAGGTTTAGTTTCAGATGGAGGAGTTCATTCGTCTCTAGATCATCTTTTTGCTCTATGTTCATTAGCAAAAACTAAGGGTTTAGAAAAGGTTTTTGTTCATGCAATTACTGACGGTAGAGATACAGACCCTACAAGTGGTATTGGATATTTGTCTAAGTTGGAATCTTACTTGCAACAAACAACAGGTAAGATTGCAACTGTGATTGGCAGGTATTATGCTATGGATAGGGATAAACGTTGGGAAAGGGTTAAGTTGGCTTACGATGCCTTAATTAATGGTAAAGGAAGACCAATTACGAGTTGCTTAAAGGGGGTAAAACTATCATATTCTGAGGGTTGCACAGATGAATTTATTAAACCGATGGTGGTAATAAATGATGATTTTGAACCAATTGGAAAAATTATGCCCGGTGATGTTGTGGTGTGTTTCAATTTTAGAACCGACCGTTGCAGGGAAATAACACAGGTTCTTACACAGAAGGATATGCCTGAATTTGAAATGTCAACTTTGCCTTTGAATTATATTACAATGACCAATTATGATAGTACATTTAAAGGAGTAAAGGTAATGTTTGACAAAGATAATTTGTCCAATACTCTTGGAGAGGTATTAGCTGAAAATGGTAAAACTCAATTAAGAATAGCCGAAACTGAAAAATATCCTCATGTTACATTTTTCTTTTCAGGTGGACGTGAAGCTGAATTCTCTGGAGAAAGGAGAATTTTAGTTCAATCGCCTAAAGTTGCAACTTATGATTTAATGCCTGAAATGAGTGCATACCAGGTTAAGGATGAAATAGTGAAAGTCTTGAAAAATTCTGAAGTTGATTTTGTTTGTTTGAATTTTGCAAATCCTGATATGGTTGGTCATACTGGTGATTTTAAAGCTGTTGTAAAGGCCTTAGAAACAGTTGATTTGTGTTTAAAGGAAGTTGTTGAAACCGGAAAAGCTTCAGGGTATAGTTTTCTAATAATTGCTGATCATGGTAATTCCGAATATATGATCAATAAGGATGGGTCTCCAAATACAGCCCATACAACTAATCAAGTTCCAGTGATTCTAATTGATCGTGAAATAAAGCATATCCATGATGGAAGGCTTGCTGATATTGCTCCAACTATTTTAAAGTTAATGGAAATTAATGCTCCTTCTGGAATGACAGGTAAAGCACTTATCTGA
- a CDS encoding ATP-binding cassette domain-containing protein, which produces MSERILKALMQLFAIIARSDGGTLGRKVVETFLRQQLTSDQLNSYLLFYDDFFKEYHGSDQIADSEKKRKRTSLSSVKILKICNQINLDLAHKQKIIVLIRLLEFVNSTEEVSEQDLEFVQTVSESFNIDGAEFKRCLAFIIPRATAEKSILDGFTLNISPQHKHERYHIYSPELDGNLGVLNISDGEYYLVKYSGASDLNLNGQVMLPERVYFLNQGASIRSTKVKPIYYSDIVARFLNSENKPKVIFKAEDLVYKFNETKYGLHPFTFQEESGKMAGIMGASGAGKSTLLNILNGNLAPTSGRITINGIDLYKEKPKTEGLIGYISQDDLLMEDLTVFQNLYFNAKLCFADYSKFQLTRLVLKTLRNLGLYEIRHLKVGNALNKKISGGQRKRVNIALELLREPSILFVDEPTSGLSSRDSENIMDLLKELSLKGKLVFVVIHQPSSDIFKMFDRLLILDTGGYPVYSGNPVDGVAYFKDQIGYANNEVECWNCGNVNPELIFTILESKVLDEYGSQTEHRKTKPKEWNELYLKNIQPFEKRQESSKLKLPEINFKVPNKINQLIVFTKRDLLSKLTNTQYLLINLLETPLLALILAFLVKYYNQENIGYLYRENENLPAYLFMCVVVSLFIGLTVSAEEIIRDRKILKREEFLNLSRISYLSSKIGIMFFLSGIQTILFLLIGNTILEIKGMTIDYFLVLFSVSCFANMLGLNISSAFNSAVTIYILIPFLIIPQLLLSGVIVSFDKLNPSFASQSEVPIAGEIMASKWAYEALAVNQFKENEYGKLFYKTDKEISISNFRKNFWIPEIRKKVDFCENYYKSPDSSNTIKKELGLLKRELEKEVKYGSGFNLKCIDELNYTKFNNNTGSEIKKYLESLEKYYLKINNKNIKEKDLITTKYINENGEAAFNKLKDNYLNDNLTDLVKNKNNFDLYQILEREGEFLQRTDPIYLDPIQSNFLRAHFFSPRKKLFGFYIDTFWANILVIWSMSALLFFSLYFNLMKKVLDNLENLSQKIPLLNRDE; this is translated from the coding sequence ATGAGTGAACGGATTTTAAAAGCCCTTATGCAGCTTTTTGCAATTATTGCAAGATCTGATGGTGGGACGTTAGGAAGAAAAGTTGTAGAAACATTTTTAAGACAACAATTAACATCCGACCAATTAAACTCATACTTGCTTTTTTACGATGATTTTTTTAAAGAGTATCATGGGTCTGACCAAATAGCTGACAGCGAAAAGAAACGGAAAAGGACTTCACTTTCTTCAGTAAAAATCCTGAAAATTTGCAACCAAATCAACTTAGATTTAGCCCATAAGCAAAAAATTATTGTTTTAATAAGACTCTTGGAATTTGTTAACAGTACAGAGGAAGTATCAGAACAAGACCTTGAATTTGTACAAACTGTTTCAGAAAGCTTTAATATTGATGGTGCAGAATTTAAACGTTGCCTAGCCTTCATTATTCCAAGGGCAACAGCAGAAAAATCAATCTTAGACGGTTTTACACTCAATATTTCTCCACAACACAAACATGAACGTTACCACATTTATAGTCCTGAGCTTGATGGAAATTTAGGCGTCTTGAATATATCTGATGGAGAATACTATTTGGTTAAATACTCAGGGGCTTCCGATTTAAACTTAAATGGACAAGTAATGCTGCCTGAAAGAGTTTATTTTCTAAACCAAGGAGCAAGCATTAGGAGTACGAAGGTCAAACCAATCTATTATAGTGACATTGTTGCAAGATTCCTAAATAGTGAAAACAAACCAAAAGTAATTTTTAAAGCGGAGGATTTAGTATACAAATTTAATGAAACTAAATATGGACTTCACCCATTTACTTTCCAGGAAGAAAGCGGCAAAATGGCTGGGATTATGGGGGCTAGTGGTGCAGGAAAATCAACCTTATTAAATATATTAAATGGGAATCTTGCTCCAACGTCTGGGAGAATAACCATTAACGGAATCGATCTTTACAAGGAAAAACCCAAAACAGAAGGCTTAATTGGCTATATTTCTCAAGATGATTTGTTGATGGAAGATTTAACAGTTTTCCAAAATCTATACTTCAATGCAAAACTATGTTTTGCAGATTATTCCAAATTTCAATTAACAAGATTAGTTCTAAAAACATTAAGGAATCTAGGACTTTATGAAATTAGACATTTAAAAGTTGGAAATGCATTAAACAAAAAAATTAGCGGAGGGCAAAGGAAAAGGGTAAATATAGCTTTGGAATTATTAAGAGAACCCTCTATTTTATTCGTAGATGAACCTACTTCTGGGCTATCAAGCAGAGATTCAGAAAACATCATGGATCTTCTTAAAGAATTATCCTTAAAAGGAAAATTAGTTTTTGTTGTAATCCATCAACCATCGTCAGATATATTCAAAATGTTTGACAGGCTATTAATCCTTGATACAGGAGGTTATCCTGTTTATAGTGGAAATCCTGTTGATGGTGTTGCCTATTTTAAAGATCAAATTGGATATGCAAACAACGAAGTAGAATGTTGGAATTGTGGAAATGTAAACCCAGAATTAATTTTTACAATCTTAGAATCTAAAGTACTGGATGAATATGGATCGCAAACCGAACATAGAAAAACAAAACCAAAAGAATGGAATGAATTATACTTAAAAAACATACAACCTTTTGAAAAGAGACAGGAAAGTAGTAAATTAAAACTTCCAGAAATAAACTTTAAAGTACCTAACAAAATAAACCAATTAATTGTTTTTACAAAAAGAGATTTATTATCAAAACTAACCAATACACAATATTTATTAATAAATTTATTAGAGACGCCACTTTTGGCATTAATACTCGCATTCCTTGTCAAGTATTACAATCAAGAAAACATTGGATACTTATACAGAGAAAATGAAAACCTACCAGCCTACTTATTCATGTGCGTGGTAGTAAGTTTATTTATAGGATTAACAGTTAGTGCTGAAGAAATAATACGAGATAGAAAAATACTGAAACGGGAAGAATTTCTAAACCTAAGCAGAATAAGCTATTTAAGTAGCAAAATTGGAATTATGTTCTTTCTTTCAGGAATTCAAACTATCCTATTTTTACTAATTGGAAATACAATCTTAGAAATTAAAGGGATGACAATAGACTATTTCTTAGTACTATTCTCAGTGTCTTGTTTTGCCAACATGTTAGGCCTAAACATTTCTTCAGCATTTAATTCCGCAGTTACCATTTATATTCTTATTCCATTTTTAATTATCCCTCAACTTCTCCTTAGCGGAGTAATTGTTAGTTTTGACAAATTAAACCCAAGTTTTGCCAGCCAAAGTGAAGTCCCAATCGCCGGAGAAATAATGGCCAGTAAATGGGCATATGAAGCACTGGCAGTAAACCAATTTAAGGAAAATGAATACGGAAAATTATTCTACAAAACAGACAAAGAAATATCAATATCAAATTTTCGAAAAAATTTCTGGATACCTGAAATAAGGAAAAAAGTAGATTTTTGTGAAAACTATTACAAATCACCTGATTCCAGTAATACCATAAAAAAGGAATTAGGCCTGTTAAAAAGAGAATTAGAGAAAGAAGTAAAATATGGATCTGGATTTAATTTAAAATGCATTGACGAGTTAAATTACACAAAGTTTAATAATAACACTGGAAGTGAAATAAAAAAATACCTTGAAAGTTTAGAAAAATATTACTTGAAAATAAATAATAAAAACATAAAAGAAAAAGACCTTATTACAACAAAATACATTAATGAAAACGGGGAAGCGGCCTTTAACAAACTAAAAGACAATTACCTGAACGACAACCTAACAGATTTGGTTAAGAACAAGAATAATTTTGATTTATATCAAATTTTAGAAAGAGAAGGAGAGTTCCTCCAAAGAACTGATCCAATTTATTTAGATCCAATCCAATCTAACTTCCTAAGGGCGCATTTCTTCTCCCCAAGAAAAAAACTATTTGGATTCTATATCGATACCTTTTGGGCAAACATTTTGGTAATTTGGTCAATGAGTGCTCTTCTTTTCTTTTCATTATATTTTAACTTAATGAAAAAAGTTCTAGACAATTTGGAAAATCTCTCACAAAAAATACCATTATTAAATAGAGACGAATAA
- a CDS encoding AsmA-like C-terminal region-containing protein → MKIGPKLDVNFLSKFPYTSIQLEDVYVMEVNSDKNKDTLFKFRSVFLQFNLVDVLREKYVIRTIQAENGVARIEINKSGEGNFNIFKDSKNSRTSFSIKLDKVYIKNLIFFYSDKSLGVDLSGNSNELRLSGQFANNRYDLDFLCKAMLWNIDHNGNKLLRTKRIRLEGVARVDKIKQEYVFEEANVRLADLSMAINGKVVNKRKGTFLDLNLRGKEMNIGSILSLVPAKFNYDLERFKSSGVFYFTGNVNGILGNGFFPLVEGNFGIKEGVISSGFGKVDLTQVNMTGDFSNGSSRSYRTTRLGIKNFHAKLGHGVINGDFFVENFSNPSISIACNANLNLFELNQFFPDDYLKFIDGWIIGKIDFKTRINSDWKIGINDFRNAIASGSFEIRDVNFELKKNPNDFRDFDGSFQFKGNELYIKDFSGFISKSDFSLNGYFRNLLPYIFLDDVALFMNATLTADRIDIDELISSIPSRNDLDTVYSLNLPSKAEIVLLLDLDELNFKKFQAKNITGNATLKERVLSMNGLNLESCGGEVFLSGSLDGRRSGLLKVQGSTKVKNVEINKLFLATDNFGQEFITANNIRGFGSLDASFSFPMNSKLDISSDMLIVETNVSIEKGELIDFSPLEKLAKFVDLNELQSIQFSKLSNHISIKDRQIVIPQMDVGNNVINIRVEGVHDFTNNVDYHFRLQLADLLAKKFEKNNGSEFEEEEEDGGKTSVYLRMKGKGSNPLFSYDFGGVRNKLKSDLMGEKGNIRKTLKGEFTKSGKDSLMKVRNSTVSKTKLKVTWDEDMGNKPNSNKPDNQNLSKEKTAPEKSDQNTRNKNQSKNDSSSEKIDVEWE, encoded by the coding sequence GTGAAAATTGGTCCAAAATTGGATGTTAATTTTCTATCTAAATTCCCTTATACTTCCATACAACTAGAGGATGTTTATGTTATGGAGGTTAATTCGGATAAGAATAAGGATACACTGTTTAAATTTAGAAGTGTTTTCTTACAATTTAATCTGGTTGATGTGTTAAGGGAGAAATATGTTATTAGAACCATTCAGGCAGAAAATGGGGTGGCAAGGATAGAAATAAATAAATCTGGAGAAGGGAATTTTAATATTTTCAAAGACTCGAAAAACTCGAGAACCTCATTTTCTATTAAGTTGGATAAGGTTTATATTAAGAATTTGATATTTTTTTATTCTGATAAATCACTGGGTGTTGACCTCAGTGGAAATTCCAATGAGTTAAGATTAAGTGGGCAATTTGCAAATAACAGGTATGATCTTGATTTTCTATGTAAGGCAATGTTATGGAATATTGATCATAATGGTAATAAATTATTAAGAACAAAAAGGATCCGACTTGAAGGGGTGGCTCGAGTTGACAAAATTAAACAAGAGTATGTGTTTGAAGAAGCAAATGTCAGGCTTGCAGATCTTTCTATGGCAATTAATGGAAAGGTTGTAAACAAAAGGAAAGGAACATTTCTTGATCTGAATTTACGGGGGAAAGAAATGAATATAGGTTCAATTCTCTCATTAGTTCCAGCCAAGTTTAATTACGATTTGGAGAGATTTAAAAGTTCAGGGGTTTTCTACTTTACGGGAAATGTAAACGGAATTTTGGGTAATGGTTTTTTTCCATTGGTAGAGGGGAATTTTGGAATCAAAGAAGGCGTAATTTCCTCAGGATTTGGAAAAGTAGACTTAACTCAAGTGAATATGACGGGTGATTTTAGTAACGGTTCAAGTAGAAGTTATAGGACAACCCGATTAGGAATAAAGAATTTTCATGCAAAATTAGGTCATGGGGTTATTAACGGAGATTTTTTTGTGGAAAATTTTTCTAACCCATCAATTAGCATTGCTTGCAATGCTAATTTGAATTTATTTGAGTTGAATCAGTTTTTCCCAGATGATTACTTGAAATTTATTGATGGCTGGATAATTGGTAAAATAGATTTTAAAACAAGAATAAATTCTGATTGGAAAATTGGAATAAATGACTTTAGGAATGCGATAGCCTCTGGATCATTTGAAATTAGAGATGTTAATTTTGAGTTGAAGAAAAATCCGAATGACTTTAGAGATTTTGATGGCAGCTTCCAATTTAAGGGGAATGAGTTGTATATAAAGGATTTTTCGGGTTTTATTTCGAAAAGTGATTTTAGTTTAAATGGATATTTTAGAAACCTATTACCCTATATATTCCTTGACGATGTAGCCCTTTTTATGAATGCTACCTTAACTGCGGATAGAATTGATATAGATGAATTAATTTCAAGTATTCCATCAAGGAATGATTTAGATACGGTATATTCCTTGAATCTACCTTCCAAAGCCGAAATTGTTTTACTATTGGATTTGGATGAATTAAATTTTAAGAAATTTCAAGCAAAAAATATTACCGGTAACGCTACTTTGAAAGAAAGAGTTTTGTCAATGAATGGTCTTAATTTAGAGTCGTGTGGAGGAGAGGTTTTCTTGAGTGGAAGTTTAGATGGTAGGAGATCGGGTTTATTAAAAGTTCAAGGTTCTACCAAGGTTAAGAATGTAGAAATAAACAAGTTGTTTTTGGCAACGGATAATTTTGGGCAGGAGTTTATAACAGCAAATAATATAAGAGGTTTTGGATCTCTGGATGCAAGTTTTTCATTTCCAATGAATTCAAAACTTGATATTAGTTCAGATATGCTTATTGTGGAAACTAATGTTTCTATAGAGAAAGGAGAATTGATTGATTTTTCCCCACTAGAAAAGCTAGCAAAATTTGTAGATTTGAATGAACTTCAAAGTATACAGTTTTCGAAATTGTCTAACCATATTTCAATCAAGGATCGACAAATTGTAATTCCTCAAATGGATGTTGGGAATAATGTGATTAACATTAGAGTGGAGGGTGTTCATGATTTTACAAATAATGTCGATTACCATTTTAGATTGCAATTGGCAGATTTACTTGCAAAAAAGTTTGAGAAGAACAATGGTTCTGAGTTTGAGGAGGAGGAGGAAGATGGTGGAAAGACTTCTGTATATTTAAGAATGAAAGGTAAGGGGTCAAACCCTTTGTTTTCTTATGATTTTGGTGGTGTAAGGAATAAATTGAAATCGGATTTAATGGGGGAGAAAGGCAATATTAGAAAAACGCTTAAAGGCGAATTTACGAAATCCGGAAAGGATTCATTAATGAAAGTAAGAAATTCAACAGTATCTAAAACAAAACTTAAAGTTACGTGGGATGAAGATATGGGGAATAAACCAAATTCAAATAAACCAGATAACCAGAACCTATCAAAGGAGAAAACCGCTCCTGAGAAATCGGATCAAAATACCAGGAATAAGAATCAGAGTAAAAACGATTCTTCTTCAGAGAAAATTGATGTTGAATGGGAGTAA
- the topA gene encoding type I DNA topoisomerase, with protein MAKNLVIVESPAKAKTIEGFLGKDFIVKSSYGHIRDLPKKGLAINLKKNYEPEYEVSPDKQKIVSDLKKLSKESEIVWLATDEDREGEAISWHLFDALGLEEAKTKRIVFHEITKSAISKAIENPRSINYNLVDAQQARRVLDRIVGFELSPILWKKVKPSLSAGRVQSVTVRLIVEREREISNFKSSYSFRVVGHFPVKNAKGSGLLKAECSKRFASKEEATAFLNKCKVSTFSIKNLETKPAKKSPAPPFTTSTLQQEAGRKLGFSVAQTMTIAQRLYESGKITYMRTDSVNLSELAISTSASEINNFFGKEYLQTRKYTTKAKGAQEAHEAIRPTYMDQHSVEGDNGEKKLYDLIWKRTIASQMADAQLERTNITIGVSNSNELFIANGEVIKFDGFLKVYLESSDDENEEQEGMLPPVTIGEVLEMKEINATQKFTQHPPRYSEASLVKKLEELGIGRPSTYAPTISTVQKRGYVTKEDRVGIQRTFTLITLTNKGISEIEKTENYGSEKSKLFPTDIGMVVNDFLVEHFKEILDYNFTAEVEKEFDEVAEGQVKWTKMIDNFYKPFHSIVETTEQTSERAKGERLLGVDPKTQKNIYAKIGKFGPLVQLGENEDIDKPKFAGLKKGQRLENITLEEALDLFKLPRQLGSFDGKEVMVSLGRFGPFVKIGNEFASLKKEDDPFTIELSRAIELMVEKKKSDEEKIIKDFGDKEHTRILNGRWGAYIAIGKNNYKIPKGQEPKDLSLDDCRRIAEDSGTTVKKGKRK; from the coding sequence ATGGCTAAAAATCTTGTAATTGTAGAGTCCCCCGCTAAAGCTAAAACAATAGAAGGCTTTTTAGGGAAAGATTTTATTGTAAAATCCAGCTATGGACATATCAGGGACTTACCCAAAAAAGGCTTAGCAATAAATCTAAAGAAAAATTACGAACCTGAATATGAAGTTTCTCCTGACAAGCAAAAAATTGTAAGTGACCTAAAAAAACTCTCAAAAGAATCTGAAATTGTTTGGTTGGCAACGGATGAAGACCGCGAAGGAGAAGCTATTTCATGGCATCTTTTTGATGCATTAGGACTAGAAGAAGCCAAGACAAAAAGAATTGTCTTTCACGAGATTACTAAATCAGCCATTTCAAAAGCCATTGAAAACCCAAGAAGTATTAACTATAACCTGGTTGATGCCCAACAAGCTAGAAGAGTTTTGGATAGGATAGTAGGTTTTGAATTATCCCCGATATTATGGAAAAAAGTAAAACCAAGTTTATCTGCTGGAAGAGTGCAATCTGTAACAGTTCGACTCATTGTAGAACGTGAAAGGGAAATTTCTAACTTTAAATCGAGTTACAGCTTTAGGGTTGTAGGTCACTTTCCTGTTAAAAACGCTAAAGGTTCTGGATTATTAAAGGCAGAATGTTCCAAAAGATTTGCATCTAAAGAAGAAGCCACAGCTTTTTTAAACAAATGCAAAGTTTCTACTTTTTCAATAAAAAACTTGGAAACTAAACCTGCAAAGAAATCCCCTGCACCTCCATTTACTACATCAACCCTTCAACAAGAGGCTGGAAGAAAACTTGGCTTTTCTGTAGCACAAACTATGACAATTGCACAACGGCTTTATGAATCTGGGAAAATTACTTACATGAGAACAGATTCCGTAAATTTATCCGAATTAGCGATTTCAACTTCTGCCTCAGAAATCAATAACTTCTTTGGGAAAGAATATTTACAAACCAGGAAATATACTACCAAAGCAAAAGGAGCACAAGAAGCACATGAAGCTATTCGTCCAACCTATATGGACCAACATTCGGTTGAAGGTGATAATGGTGAAAAAAAACTATATGACTTAATTTGGAAAAGAACTATTGCCTCACAAATGGCTGATGCTCAGCTGGAGAGGACAAACATTACTATTGGGGTTTCAAACTCTAATGAACTCTTTATTGCAAATGGGGAAGTCATCAAATTTGACGGATTTTTGAAAGTTTACCTTGAAAGTTCTGACGATGAAAATGAAGAACAAGAAGGTATGCTGCCACCTGTTACCATTGGTGAAGTTTTGGAAATGAAAGAAATAAATGCTACTCAAAAATTCACCCAACACCCTCCCAGATATTCAGAAGCAAGTCTTGTTAAAAAGCTAGAAGAACTAGGCATAGGTAGACCTTCCACATATGCACCGACCATTTCAACTGTTCAAAAAAGAGGTTATGTAACTAAAGAAGATCGAGTAGGAATACAAAGAACTTTCACCTTGATTACCTTAACAAATAAAGGAATTTCAGAAATTGAAAAAACAGAAAATTACGGCAGTGAAAAATCAAAACTATTCCCCACTGACATTGGAATGGTTGTGAATGATTTCCTAGTTGAACATTTTAAAGAAATATTAGATTACAATTTTACTGCGGAAGTAGAAAAAGAATTTGATGAAGTTGCTGAAGGTCAAGTCAAATGGACTAAAATGATTGATAACTTTTATAAGCCATTTCATTCAATTGTTGAAACAACAGAACAAACTAGTGAAAGAGCTAAAGGTGAAAGATTATTAGGAGTGGACCCAAAAACACAAAAGAATATTTATGCCAAAATTGGAAAATTTGGACCACTTGTTCAGTTAGGAGAAAATGAGGATATTGACAAACCTAAATTTGCAGGTTTAAAAAAAGGTCAACGGCTGGAAAATATTACCCTTGAAGAAGCATTGGACTTGTTTAAACTACCTCGTCAATTAGGCTCATTTGATGGGAAGGAGGTTATGGTTTCCCTTGGTCGATTTGGGCCTTTTGTTAAAATTGGAAATGAATTTGCCTCTTTAAAAAAGGAAGACGATCCATTTACCATAGAATTATCCAGAGCCATTGAATTAATGGTTGAAAAGAAAAAGTCTGATGAAGAAAAAATCATAAAAGATTTTGGAGATAAAGAACATACCAGAATACTTAATGGAAGATGGGGTGCCTACATAGCAATCGGCAAAAACAATTATAAAATCCCCAAAGGACAGGAACCTAAAGATCTTTCTTTAGATGATTGCAGAAGGATTGCTGAAGATTCCGGAACAACTGTTAAAAAGGGAAAACGAAAATAA